The window CGACACCAAATGCTCTCCGGAGACCCTGAAAGACCTGGAAAAGGCCGCCGAAGAGGTGTACGCAACGGTGAGTTCACGTGCTCGTGAGCACTTTGTGATTTTCAGTACTGAACCCGGCCTAACGAAAGACTCGATCcttccctgttttttttgggggggtgggcagGGCTGCTTCACGCTGGTCACCAGCGTGATGGAGGCCAACCTGGGAATCATCGCTGGGATCTCCTTTGGGATCGCCTTCTTCCAGGTATATTGGCAGAGAAACAATTTAACATGTCGAATTTGTTTTCCATattttcactgtttgtttgtttgttgtgccgTAGCTCATCGGGATCTTCCTGTCCTGCTGTTTGTCCCGATACATAACCAACAACCAGTACGAGATGGTCTAACCGTGACCTCGCACACACGATGGCCAGCTCCAAACGCTAGcgaaatgtgatttttttaaaggttgcGTTTGTGCGTCGGTTATTCTCATGTTATTTTAGAGAGTCTCGCCAATGACAAATGAGCAGATAGTGTTATAATAAAAGGGACATGATCCGCTGAGCAGGGATGGAAAGGGACCTGGATTCATCACTTCCagtattacattttcttttctagaTGTAGATCGTGTCACGCCGAGTTAAGTTCAACCCGACAAATAAATTTCCATGTCTTGTGTCTTTGTGTATTGCCGCtgcctttattttgtattttagctGAATATTAGTCTGTAGACCAGCAGATAAACTTTAGGCCGTCTCTCCAATGCTTAAGTGAATTTCTGTGTGACGCCCACATAATCCTGGGAGGTGACCGAGAGGTCGCCGCCCTGAATTGCTGtgctgtcattgtgtgtgtgtgagttacaGAAAGCACGTTTTCTTCTGTAGGCCAGTATTGTTGAAAGTCTGCGACTGTGCGCAAAAATTCCACTCGCCAGCTTCAGCGTCACGGATTTTCAAGTGTTGactcgtttttgtttttttgtcatttgcatGTGAAATAAAGATTCAGATATCTTGAACAATTTGCATATTAGTGGTTTTTCTTCTGCACAtgaggtgggcggggggggggggcacatactGTATGCAAGTCTCCACTTCAATATTGTGATCGCACTCGCACTATCCTGAAAAGCATCCATGCCAAAGAAGAGAGGGAATCTCGTACCACTGGAAAGCCTGTTTACTTCCCGTTCTAAATGCAGCCACACTTCttataatgccccccccccccccccccaacttaaAATAAGAGCCAATTAGAGGGGGGATAGCTGTTTGGCATTGGCAGAGAAGACTTGGCCAATTTTTCATGGGCCCAACCCACATACTCATCTCTGCATGTTCTGTAGAAATAGGCGCCATTTAAAAGGGAACTAAACAAGATTTACGGCCAAGAAGCATCTTTACAACAATGAAATAATCTACGGCATGTGTTGGGCCACTCAGGCCTGCAGGGAGACAGCAGGGCAAGCCGCAGGTGCAGCCAAGCCAATCAGCGAGCACGATGGCCGCTGATTAACCTGATTAGTTACACCTGTTCAGCCTCGGAGTCTCCGATTGGTTGTCCTGCCTCACATTCCCTCCATATATAAAAGGTGACAAGGGGGGAGAGCTCGTTCCTGAATGCAGACTATCCGGTAAGGCTCCCGGTTCTCTACAGAATAATTCAACACCGCGGGTTTAGATGTCAGGTATCGGCTGTGACTGGCAGATTCGTTTGTAATCCAGTCAATAGTCGTGAAGCGTCGTGGCTTTAGCCGGCCGGCAGGTGGCGGTGTTGCACAACATTAAAACGGAGGCCGCTGTAGAAGCTTGAATTCTGAAACGCACAGATAAGAACTTTCGTTGTGCTCTAACTTGACTTTCACGGGGTTTaattattgcaaaaaaaaaaaaaaagcatgaaggGAAACTTTCCATGAGACTATCGTTTTAACTTGCATCGGCCTTGCCTGCAGGCCTCGACGGGCCTGGATACAAGTAAACAGCGGGGCAAGCAATGTTTGAGTGGCAGCGGTGATCTGCTCGCCTATTGGTCCAATTCGGATCAGACGCTCTCGGGGTGGACGGTTCTGACCAATCGGCTCGGCTAGAGAAATACAAAGAGGGCGGAGCTAGTCGATTTGCTTCCGTCCCATTCCCGGCGCGGCGCGGTATAAAAGCAGGCCCGTCAGCTGGGAGAAAGCTTCACTCTCCTTCCCGGCGGGTGGCACGCAGAGCCCGGACGGACTGGAAGCAGCACGGACACCCTAACCCTTCACATCCTAAGTCAGGTCAGTGTTTAATGTACGTATtagacatttaatttaaaaaaaaaaatcatatatatCCTTTTGCGTGGGACGCAGTATTTTAGCAATTCGAGTAAAATTCGTTcgattatttatttacagttcaGAATgtgcttcctctcttttctgcaTCTTAAGTTTCTGCCTTTGTCCTCGTGCTGATTGAATCTGGACGCATCTTTTTTTATACACTTATTCCCCCTCCTTCCTATTCCAGATCGTCCAGAACCGCTACCCAGCTTCGCCTTTTACCGGCTCCACCTGCCAACAACCGCAAGCCTTCAGGATGATGCAGCTCGGCGACTCCTCGAGCAACAAGCACTCCCTGATCAACGTCATGCACCGCTTCATGGCGGCCGCCAGCAACATGGACGAGACCATCATGGTGCCCAGCCTGCTGCGGGACCTGCCGCTGGAGGAGCGGGCGGCCGAGGCGGAGCCCAACAACAACGTCGACTGTCCCCTGAAGCAGAGGGACATGTACGAGCACTACCTGCTGCTCAAGTCCATAAGGAACGACATGGAGTGGGGTCTGCTGAAGAGGGAGGTGAGCGCCGGCACCAGCTTCCTGGAGATGGcgatgaagcagcagcagccggttAACGGGGAGCTGCTCCTGGAAGACGACTCGGACCTGGAGCACCAGTTTCATTATCACCTCAGGGGACTGTTTGGCGTTCTGTCCAAGCTCACGCTCGAGGCCAACAACCTCACCAACCGATACAAGAGGGAGTTGAGAGGCGGGAACTTCGTTAGGTAGGCGCGTCTCGGTCCCGCCTTCCCTCCCTCCAGACTGCTCGGCTTGCGCGGTGGGATGGCCGTTAGACTGACCAGGGTATCCACTTTGACTTCGTACACTGAATAAAGACACTCAacgcatacccccccccccccccccccccccacgcagcaCACCCGAGACCATTGATGAGTCCACATGCGCCTCTGCCCGGTCCCACGCAGGCGTTGCCATGTTGTGCTCGGAGGTTTGGTTTGATGTCTAAATAAGCACGCGCTTGGGTGGCctccttttttgtttatttccaaAGTTGAATTTGTCACCAGGCTGAATAAAACGGGTGTATAGCTCTGGGAGAATTTGAATGTTGGTTATTCTGtcccactttgttttttttgttttttaagtgtACATTGTCAGTGATTTTAATGCCTAACCGAAGGGCTCTTGGCTGCCGGGGCTTTTAGTCGTTCCACTTTATTACTGTAACATGCGTGCCTTGAATTCTTGTATACCTTCGGTGTTTTGTCCCACCATTGTCTGAAAGCTTAAAGCATTCATCGAGTTGTTGTTGAGGACTttgtttaaaaagcattttatattgaggcagaaatgaaataaataattggaAACTTATGTTGGCTGTTTCTTTGCAAATAGGAAGTTCTGTAAATTCCTTTTTTCCGCTTCGGGGTTTCCTCGAATCACTTTCTCTGCGTCTCGACGCAGGATTTAAGTGCGCGATGCTTGCAGGAAGTTGGTTATTGATTCAGTGTCGTGCGATATGAAAGGGTTTGGTATCTTTGGTTTTCGTCTGTTTAACGCAAACAGCCTGCAGTGCCGAGTTGCTTCAGTGGAACAACCTTCAGCTTGCTTCCTCTCTGCGGCCTGAAAACGCTGGTTTGTGTCAAGACTATGAAACTGGGAACCGAAAGTCTCGGCATTCAAATGCAGCTTTTCCTTTAACACACACCAAGAGTCCTAATGCTGTATGAAATGCTCCGATGTGCTGCGTCTACTCGTCCAGCTTGTAATGAGATTACTCGTGCAGTGATGCCTGTCCTCACGTAAGGCTCTTTGTGCTAAGAGGTGACGTGAACAGCAAATGGAGGCTTCCTGAGACGTTTACCAATCAGAATAAATGTTCCATCGCTGGTTATTCCGGATGCTGATGAATACTTGACTTTCCCTTGCGGCTCTGTATCGGTTATCTGCTCGATGACTGAAATCGATACTGACCCTGAAAAATTGTCTAATTTCTGCAACGATGTCTCGTCTCACGTGACGGCATGCAGGTCAGGaatgaaatgtaaatctgtCCGCCACTCAGAGAAACCCTCCCCTTGGCAACAGCTCCACTGAGGAGCAGCCAATGCGGAGGCAAaggcccccccggccccccctccctcacagaGCGGTGATTAACACAGTGTGATGAGGAGGCGAGCGGAGGATTGACATGGTTAAACGAGCTGGTGCACCTCAGGCAGCGGATGAGCGAGAGCACGGCGGTTCTCTCATTCTCTACCCGTGACGGGCCGAATGAAGATCAAAATGGCCGTGTTGGTCCGTGAGCCCGGGCCCACTCGCCCGGTGGGGCAACCAAACCGGCGACAGAGGGCCCCACAGTGAACTTGAACTGGCCTTATATTGAAATCTGAAAtctacaaactgaaatctacaAACTGCAGCAGTCAATTCCTTCACGTACTATTTCATGTGTTACGGAGGCCTGAATGAGAGCAGAGGTTAAGCCGAATGGAAATAAAGTATTTCCCCTCTCACTGTTTCATGTCAGAACTGTGCACAGAAATCCAAATGCATCTCTAAACCATGCAGGCATTGAGCAACAAGATGCACGGATTTAATGGCATTCGCCTGAAGCTTAAAGTAGGTTGGAGTGAGAAATAATGCGAACGCATTCTATGGTGTAAGAAAGGCTAGAGCAGGTTCTGGCCAGGCAGCGATCATCTTACACACTTTGATCACGGCGAGCTGCTCCTCTAATGGCAGGTTGCCTCACAAAGCACGGGCACTTCCTCCCTGCTGCCGACGGACCTCCAATAGAACAGCAAAACACACGCGTGCAAACATATTCAAGAACTTCtttagattcttttttttctgtttgttgtggGAGTGTCTCAGAAAGCTAGCTAGTATAGTCTTTATTGAAATGTCGTGAGGAGGTGATCCTGATCCAAGGTGCAGATCCACTACATTTTTGCAGCCCTGGGGGAGGTTCTGAACTGGTGCAGCTATCCCCGCTGTGGGACTAATTAAATCATCTTAGGGCAGCAATATTCACCGAGCAGCAGCTCTGATTATCACGTTAAAGCTCGTGTGTTTCAATCATACAAAAACCAATATTGCGTAAAGCACTTCTGACTGTTGAGATGTCTTTATCTATCAATGTGTTGAGAAACCTGACACAGTTTCAACCACTTGGTACAAAACAGATTTGAAATGCATGACTGTAGCATTTTATTAATCTGACTTTTTCTCTGGAAAAGCATATGCCGATAGCATTTTCGATACAACAAGAAATCTCAGAGAGAcgttttcataaaaaaaaaacaagaagagcaAGTAATTGTTTATTTGACTGTTAACCATCTGAGCGCCGGGGTCTCACAGGGGGGCTTTGGTTCGCTGCAGCGACTGCCAGATCCTGACTCATGGGAGACATTTTGTGTTGAAAAGCCTCTTGAAACTGTGAGGCTGGCGTTTCTTCATCCCACTCAGGATGCCAACAGGAGATTGCGTGATCGCAGGCTTGGCAGACAAAGCAGCCTTCTGTGGCAGTGCCTGAGCATTTGCTCCATGGCTGTAAAACTCCTACTTGACTGGGATTAAATCCCAGGCTGAGCAGGCGTGATTTCTTTATGAGGCCAGAAGTCTGGTCGACCTGAAACAGGTGGCGGAAAGTATAAGGGTCATGATCACGATTCTAAATAAAGATCTGTATCTGTTCAGCGGTGGAGCTGCACGTCCACCTGGTGCACATCTGACCTTTTTGCTCTTATCATCCAGT of the Brachionichthys hirsutus isolate HB-005 chromosome 6, CSIRO-AGI_Bhir_v1, whole genome shotgun sequence genome contains:
- the mid1ip1l gene encoding mid1-interacting protein 1-like encodes the protein MMQLGDSSSNKHSLINVMHRFMAAASNMDETIMVPSLLRDLPLEERAAEAEPNNNVDCPLKQRDMYEHYLLLKSIRNDMEWGLLKREVSAGTSFLEMAMKQQQPVNGELLLEDDSDLEHQFHYHLRGLFGVLSKLTLEANNLTNRYKRELRGGNFVR